The Hydrogenophaga crocea genome contains a region encoding:
- the ybaL gene encoding YbaL family putative K(+) efflux transporter, which produces MHGHLTLINTIAAGLGLALVLGFLCTKVRLPALVGYLLAGVIIGPHTPGFVADAGIAAELAEIGVMLLMFGVGLHFSLDDLLSVRKIALPGAVVQMLVATLMGMGMALWWGWDLGPAVVLGISLSVASTVVLLRALESLGILGSMTGRIAVGWLVVEDLAMVLVLVLLPPLAGFLGGVAPDNGAGAESVWSTLGLTLLRVGGFVAVMLLIGRKFFPWVLWQVTHTGSRELFTLCVVAAAVGIAFASAELFGVSFALGAFFAGMVLRESEFSHRAAQESLPLRDAFAVLFFVSVGMLFDPYVLVNEPVHVLGVVAIIIVGKSLAAAALVLALRYPLNTALTVSASLAQIGEFSFILVGLGAQLGLMPDEGHSLVLAGALISIALNPLLFKAIGPLRELLRAHSLLVRRLEARDDPLAELPRSTEAKYLSRQVVLVGYGRVGRRIADALRAVGQPFVVADQNRDIVEGLRARGMAAVWGNAGEPEVLIQAHIANARMLVVATQDTLSLHQMIETARTLNPEIRIVVRSHNEDEAERLMAEGVDTVFLGEAELAQAMARHVLAPPASGAAAPAVHAT; this is translated from the coding sequence ATGCACGGCCACCTCACGCTCATCAACACGATCGCCGCCGGTCTCGGCCTCGCGCTGGTCCTGGGCTTTCTCTGCACCAAGGTGCGGCTGCCCGCGCTCGTGGGTTACCTGCTCGCGGGCGTGATCATCGGCCCACACACGCCGGGCTTCGTGGCCGATGCCGGCATCGCGGCGGAGCTCGCCGAGATCGGCGTGATGCTGCTGATGTTCGGCGTGGGCCTGCATTTCTCGCTCGACGACCTGCTCTCGGTGCGCAAGATCGCGCTGCCCGGCGCGGTGGTGCAGATGCTGGTGGCCACGCTCATGGGCATGGGCATGGCGCTGTGGTGGGGCTGGGACCTCGGCCCCGCGGTGGTGCTGGGCATATCGCTCTCGGTGGCGAGCACGGTGGTGCTGCTGCGCGCACTCGAAAGCCTGGGCATCCTGGGCTCGATGACGGGGCGCATCGCGGTGGGCTGGCTGGTGGTCGAAGACCTGGCCATGGTGCTGGTGCTGGTGCTGCTGCCCCCGCTCGCGGGCTTCCTGGGCGGCGTGGCGCCCGACAACGGTGCGGGCGCCGAATCGGTCTGGAGCACGCTGGGCCTCACGCTGCTGCGCGTGGGCGGCTTCGTGGCCGTGATGCTGCTGATCGGCCGCAAGTTCTTCCCCTGGGTGCTGTGGCAGGTCACGCACACCGGCTCGCGCGAGCTGTTCACGCTGTGCGTGGTGGCGGCGGCCGTGGGCATCGCCTTCGCCTCGGCCGAGCTGTTCGGCGTGTCCTTCGCGCTCGGCGCCTTCTTCGCGGGCATGGTGCTGCGCGAGTCCGAGTTCAGCCACCGCGCGGCGCAGGAATCGCTGCCGCTGCGCGACGCTTTCGCGGTGCTGTTCTTCGTCTCGGTAGGCATGCTGTTCGACCCCTACGTGCTGGTGAACGAGCCGGTGCACGTGCTGGGCGTGGTGGCCATCATCATCGTGGGCAAGTCGCTCGCGGCCGCGGCGCTGGTGCTGGCGCTGCGCTACCCGCTCAACACCGCGCTCACGGTGTCGGCCAGCCTGGCGCAGATCGGCGAGTTCTCGTTCATCCTCGTGGGCCTGGGGGCGCAGCTCGGCCTCATGCCCGACGAAGGCCACAGCCTGGTGCTCGCGGGCGCGCTCATCTCCATCGCGCTCAACCCGCTGCTGTTCAAGGCCATCGGGCCGCTGCGCGAGCTGCTGCGCGCGCACTCGCTGCTGGTGCGCCGGCTCGAGGCGCGCGACGACCCGCTGGCCGAGCTGCCGCGCAGCACCGAGGCCAAGTACCTCTCGCGCCAGGTGGTGCTGGTGGGTTACGGCCGCGTGGGCCGGCGCATCGCCGATGCGCTGCGCGCCGTGGGCCAGCCCTTCGTGGTGGCCGACCAGAACCGCGACATCGTGGAAGGCCTGCGAGCGCGCGGCATGGCCGCGGTCTGGGGCAATGCGGGCGAGCCCGAGGTGCTGATCCAGGCGCACATCGCGAACGCGCGCATGCTGGTGGTTGCCACGCAGGACACGCTCTCGCTGCACCAGATGATCGAGACCGCGCGCACGCTCAACCCCGAGATCCGCATCGTGGTGCGCTCGCACAACGAAGACGAGGCCGAGCGCCTGATGGCCGAGGGCGTGGACACGGTGTTCCTGGGCGAGGCCGAGCTCGCGCAGGCCATGGCCCGCCACGTGCTCGCGCCGCCGGCCAGCGGCGCCGCGGCCCCGGCGGTGCACGCCACCTGA
- a CDS encoding C4-dicarboxylate TRAP transporter substrate-binding protein, producing the protein MTMKKRTFVATALAAALMSAGLGTAQAQQTFKLTIASSHPTSLPWVGLMSTLFVPEVNKRVEALGKGYKIEWKESYGGQLYKMNATLASVGSGIADIGWVFANLEAAKMPLTQFATVTPFATGDIRMLLQVANEMNEKVPALKAEWDKNNVVFLGASGVDTYHLFTKMPINTYADLAGKKISAPGAVGVWLRGSGAVPVDGSLTSYYTDIQTGVSEGTISIATGILPNKIYEVAPYVTTADIGALYNGGMAINKDSMAALPPDVQKIIKDVGLEYSRVLGDTLAQRYEAALKAIGEQGAKQAVPVKIAPMAPGEREKWARSMPNIAADWVKANASRGPAAQIIKTYMDELRKRGAKPVRDWDKDL; encoded by the coding sequence ATGACGATGAAGAAGCGGACTTTCGTGGCCACCGCCCTGGCGGCCGCGCTCATGAGCGCCGGCCTGGGCACCGCCCAGGCGCAACAGACCTTCAAGCTCACCATCGCGTCCAGCCACCCCACCTCGCTGCCCTGGGTGGGCCTCATGAGCACGCTGTTCGTGCCCGAGGTGAACAAGCGCGTGGAGGCCCTGGGCAAGGGCTACAAGATCGAGTGGAAGGAGTCGTACGGCGGCCAGCTCTACAAGATGAACGCCACCCTGGCCAGCGTGGGCTCGGGCATCGCCGACATCGGCTGGGTGTTCGCCAACCTCGAAGCGGCCAAGATGCCGCTGACCCAGTTCGCCACCGTCACGCCCTTCGCCACCGGCGACATCCGCATGCTGCTGCAGGTGGCCAACGAGATGAACGAGAAGGTGCCCGCGCTCAAGGCCGAATGGGACAAGAACAATGTGGTGTTCCTGGGCGCCAGCGGCGTGGACACCTACCACCTGTTCACCAAGATGCCCATCAACACCTACGCCGACCTCGCGGGCAAGAAGATCTCGGCCCCGGGCGCGGTGGGCGTGTGGCTGCGCGGCTCGGGCGCGGTGCCGGTCGACGGCTCGCTCACCAGCTACTACACCGACATCCAGACCGGTGTGAGCGAGGGCACGATCTCGATCGCCACCGGCATCCTGCCCAACAAGATCTACGAGGTCGCGCCCTACGTGACCACGGCCGACATCGGCGCGCTCTACAACGGTGGCATGGCCATCAACAAGGACAGCATGGCCGCGCTGCCCCCGGACGTGCAGAAGATCATCAAGGACGTGGGCCTGGAGTACTCGCGCGTGCTCGGCGACACGCTGGCGCAGCGCTACGAGGCCGCGCTCAAGGCCATCGGCGAGCAGGGCGCCAAGCAGGCGGTGCCGGTGAAGATCGCGCCCATGGCCCCTGGCGAGCGCGAGAAGTGGGCCCGTTCCATGCCCAACATCGCGGCCGACTGGGTCAAGGCCAACGCCTCGCGCGGCCCGGCGGCGCAGATCATCAAGACCTACATGGACGAGCTGCGCAAGCGCGGCGCCAAGCCCGTGCGCGACTGGGACAAAGACCTGTGA
- a CDS encoding undecaprenyl-diphosphate phosphatase: MDTWLPWLEAAILGIVQGLTEFLPVSSSAHLRILGPLLPSGTDPGAAFTAITQLGTEAAVLVYFRHDIARILVRWWGSITQPALRRDPDARMGWLILVGTLPIAALGLLFKDAIETSLRHLAITATMLIVFGLLLGWADRRAPQTRTLRELGWGHGLVFGFAQAMALIPGVSRSGGTITAGLLMGYTREAAARYSFLLALPAVAASGLYQLARSAGTTTPIAAGPTALATLIAFGVGYAVIVWFLKLVSTRGYRPFVLYRIALGALVLLLLATGVLAPL, encoded by the coding sequence ATGGACACCTGGTTGCCGTGGCTCGAAGCCGCGATCCTGGGCATCGTCCAGGGACTCACCGAGTTCCTGCCGGTGTCCTCCAGCGCGCACCTGCGCATCCTCGGCCCGCTGCTGCCTTCGGGCACCGACCCCGGCGCGGCCTTCACCGCCATCACCCAGCTCGGCACCGAGGCCGCGGTGCTGGTGTACTTCCGCCACGACATCGCGCGCATCCTGGTGCGCTGGTGGGGCTCGATCACGCAGCCCGCGCTGCGCCGCGACCCAGATGCGCGCATGGGCTGGCTGATCCTGGTGGGCACGCTGCCCATCGCGGCGCTGGGGCTGCTGTTCAAGGACGCCATCGAGACCTCGCTGCGCCACCTCGCGATCACCGCCACGATGCTCATCGTGTTCGGCCTGCTGCTGGGCTGGGCCGACCGCCGCGCCCCGCAGACGCGCACACTGCGCGAGCTCGGCTGGGGGCACGGCCTGGTGTTCGGCTTCGCGCAGGCCATGGCGCTGATCCCCGGCGTGTCGCGCTCGGGCGGCACCATCACCGCGGGCCTGCTCATGGGCTACACGCGCGAGGCGGCGGCGCGCTATTCGTTCCTGCTGGCGTTGCCGGCGGTGGCGGCCTCGGGCCTGTACCAGCTGGCGCGCAGCGCCGGCACGACCACGCCCATCGCCGCCGGGCCCACGGCCCTGGCCACGCTGATCGCCTTCGGCGTCGGCTACGCCGTCATCGTCTGGTTCTTGAAGCTCGTGTCCACGCGCGGCTACCGGCCCTTCGTGCTGTACCGCATCGCGCTGGGCGCCCTGGTGCTGCTGTTGCTCGCCACCGGCGTGCTCGCGCCCCTCTGA
- a CDS encoding TRAP transporter small permease subunit: MSYEANTDLEEAPVSSAPSSPFGHLIDGLNGLGSIVIALVMVLMCADVFMRNAFNQPIDGVAELVAASIIVIVFLQLPATLRHGRMSRADLFIDPFVAKRPRAGMRLRALFSLGGIFACGVIAYATWPLFQRAWANNEFFGIEGVFTFPTWPMRIVVFVGAALAALQYALLAWQDWRDAGRAQGAGHE; encoded by the coding sequence ATGAGCTACGAAGCCAACACCGACCTCGAGGAGGCCCCGGTCTCCTCGGCCCCTTCCAGTCCGTTCGGCCATCTCATCGATGGCCTGAACGGCCTGGGCTCCATCGTGATCGCGCTCGTGATGGTGCTGATGTGCGCCGACGTGTTCATGCGCAATGCGTTCAATCAGCCCATCGACGGCGTGGCCGAACTCGTGGCCGCATCCATCATCGTGATCGTGTTCCTGCAGCTGCCCGCCACGCTGCGCCACGGCCGCATGAGCCGCGCCGACCTGTTCATCGACCCCTTCGTGGCCAAGCGCCCGCGCGCCGGCATGCGCCTGCGTGCGCTGTTCTCGCTCGGCGGCATCTTCGCCTGCGGCGTGATCGCCTACGCCACCTGGCCGCTGTTCCAGCGCGCCTGGGCCAACAACGAGTTCTTCGGCATCGAAGGCGTGTTCACCTTCCCGACCTGGCCCATGCGCATCGTGGTGTTCGTGGGCGCGGCCCTGGCCGCGCTGCAGTACGCGCTGCTGGCCTGGCAGGACTGGCGCGACGCCGGCCGCGCACAAGGAGCAGGCCATGAGTGA
- a CDS encoding intradiol ring-cleavage dioxygenase codes for MRNLNQDNITQAVIARLAATPDPRLKQVLTSLVQHLHAFAREVKLTEAEWAYGIDFLTRVGHTCTDQRQEFILLSDTLGLSMLTVALNNQKPEGCTEATVFGPFHVEGAPEVPHGADVANGAPGKPCEVSGHVRGPRGEAVAGAVIDVWQADADGLYDVQREGLEQPQGRAVLRSGADGGFHFKTVVAEPYPIPTDGPVGEMLTATKRHPWRPAHLHFRIQAPGYQTLVTHVFRNGDPYLDSDAVFGVRSSLLADWVEQPDGRITLDFDFVLAPQ; via the coding sequence GTGCGCAACCTCAACCAGGACAACATCACCCAGGCGGTCATCGCCCGCCTGGCCGCCACGCCCGACCCGCGCCTGAAGCAGGTGCTGACCAGTCTGGTGCAGCACCTGCACGCCTTTGCGCGCGAGGTGAAACTGACCGAGGCCGAGTGGGCCTACGGCATCGACTTCCTGACCCGCGTGGGCCACACCTGCACCGACCAGCGCCAGGAGTTCATCCTGCTGTCGGACACGCTGGGCCTGTCCATGCTCACGGTGGCGCTCAACAACCAGAAGCCCGAAGGCTGCACCGAGGCCACGGTGTTCGGCCCCTTCCACGTGGAAGGCGCGCCCGAGGTGCCGCACGGCGCCGACGTGGCCAATGGCGCGCCCGGCAAGCCCTGCGAGGTCAGCGGCCACGTGCGCGGACCGCGCGGCGAGGCCGTGGCCGGCGCGGTGATCGATGTCTGGCAGGCCGATGCCGATGGCCTGTACGACGTGCAGCGCGAAGGCCTGGAACAGCCCCAGGGCCGCGCCGTGCTGCGCAGTGGCGCCGACGGCGGCTTTCACTTCAAGACCGTGGTGGCCGAGCCTTACCCCATTCCCACCGACGGCCCGGTGGGCGAGATGCTCACCGCGACCAAGCGCCACCCCTGGCGCCCCGCGCACCTGCACTTCCGCATCCAGGCCCCGGGCTACCAGACCCTGGTCACGCACGTGTTCCGCAACGGCGATCCCTACCTCGATTCCGACGCCGTCTTCGGCGTGCGCAGCTCGCTGCTGGCCGACTGGGTGGAACAGCCCGACGGCCGCATCACCCTCGATTTCGATTTCGTTCTCGCCCCTCAATAA
- a CDS encoding LysR family transcriptional regulator, with product MKESPLAGDRLELLQTFVRIVESGSLSAAAQRLDTTQPTVSRRLQALERHFGVRLLHRSTHAVTLTPDGERCLAMARALIDEWEALQESLRGPRSAASGTLKVLVPHALGQTQLVAPLARYLRAHPGVRVEWLLSDRHPDFVAEGIDCAVQVGEISDPKLVALPLYELPRIVIGSPALLGGRPVPRTPEALRALPWLALQTFYRDDVVLSPVGGGAAQTIAIRPRLSTDSLYALRSAALEGLGAAVVSAWMVSEELRDGRLLHLAPGWAATPLPVHLVYPYARFQPARLKRFLEVFKAHGPQPA from the coding sequence ATGAAAGAAAGCCCTCTCGCCGGCGACCGGCTCGAACTGCTGCAAACCTTCGTGCGCATCGTGGAAAGCGGCAGCCTGTCGGCCGCGGCGCAACGCCTGGACACCACCCAGCCCACGGTGAGCCGCCGGCTGCAGGCGCTCGAGCGCCACTTCGGTGTGCGGCTGCTGCACCGAAGCACCCATGCGGTCACGCTCACGCCCGATGGCGAGCGCTGCCTGGCCATGGCGCGCGCGCTGATCGACGAATGGGAGGCGCTGCAGGAATCGCTGCGCGGCCCGCGCAGCGCGGCCAGCGGCACGCTCAAGGTGCTGGTGCCGCACGCGCTCGGGCAAACGCAGCTCGTGGCGCCGCTGGCACGCTACCTGCGCGCCCACCCCGGCGTGCGCGTGGAATGGCTGCTCAGCGACCGCCACCCCGATTTCGTGGCCGAGGGCATCGACTGCGCGGTGCAGGTCGGCGAGATCAGCGACCCCAAGCTGGTGGCGCTGCCGCTCTACGAGCTGCCGCGCATCGTGATCGGCTCGCCCGCCCTGCTCGGTGGCCGGCCCGTACCGCGCACGCCCGAGGCGCTGCGCGCCCTGCCCTGGCTCGCGCTGCAAACCTTCTACCGCGACGACGTGGTGCTCAGCCCCGTGGGCGGCGGCGCGGCGCAGACCATCGCCATCCGCCCGCGCCTGAGCACCGACAGCCTCTACGCGCTGCGCAGCGCCGCGCTCGAAGGCCTGGGCGCGGCTGTGGTCTCGGCCTGGATGGTGAGCGAGGAACTGCGCGACGGCCGGCTGCTGCACCTGGCCCCGGGCTGGGCCGCCACGCCGCTGCCGGTGCACCTGGTGTACCCGTACGCGCGCTTCCAGCCCGCGCGCCTCAAACGTTTTCTGGAGGTCTTCAAGGCCCACGGCCCCCAGCCGGCATGA
- a CDS encoding MFS transporter: MSSIPVTHAIEASPGPAAAPSLALTLLLATGAGVSVASLYYSQPMLPAMASGLHAGEGAIGAVPMLTQLGYALGILLLAPLGDRHDRRQVMLVKAVLLALSLLASALAPGIGWLLAASLCVGLTATLAQDFVPAAVSLAPPEHRGKAVGTVMTGLLLGILLSRVVAGAVSAAAGWRTLFFVSAAALLLLALAVRARVPAFAPTTRLGYRALLGSMVGLWRAHPVLRRATVAQGLLALGFSAFWSTLAVMLHHQFGLGSGVAGAFGLAGAAGALAAPIAGRLSDRRGPRRVAILGAAIAALAYAAMAGMALLPVAGQLALLVVAAIGFDFGVQAALIAHQSTIYGLDPAARSRLNALLFTGMFIGMSGGALIGTLALAHWGWLSIAAIGALSSAAAAVWRWRG; this comes from the coding sequence ATGTCTTCCATTCCTGTCACGCATGCCATCGAAGCGTCCCCCGGGCCCGCGGCCGCGCCCTCGCTCGCGCTCACCCTGTTGCTGGCCACCGGCGCCGGCGTCAGCGTGGCCTCGCTCTACTACAGCCAGCCCATGCTGCCCGCCATGGCCAGCGGCCTGCACGCGGGCGAGGGCGCGATCGGCGCCGTGCCCATGCTGACGCAGCTCGGCTACGCGCTGGGCATCCTGCTGCTCGCGCCGCTCGGCGACCGCCACGACCGCCGGCAGGTGATGCTGGTGAAGGCCGTGCTGCTGGCCCTGAGCCTGCTCGCGAGCGCGCTGGCGCCCGGCATCGGCTGGCTGCTCGCGGCCAGCCTGTGCGTGGGCCTCACGGCCACGCTCGCGCAGGACTTCGTGCCCGCGGCCGTCTCGCTCGCGCCGCCCGAGCACCGCGGCAAGGCCGTGGGCACGGTGATGACGGGGCTGCTGCTGGGCATCCTGCTCTCGCGCGTGGTGGCTGGCGCGGTGTCGGCGGCCGCGGGCTGGCGCACGCTGTTCTTCGTGTCGGCCGCGGCCTTGCTGCTGCTGGCGCTCGCGGTGCGTGCCCGGGTGCCGGCCTTCGCGCCCACCACGCGGCTGGGCTACCGCGCGCTGCTCGGCTCGATGGTGGGCCTGTGGCGCGCCCACCCCGTGCTGCGCCGGGCGACCGTCGCGCAAGGCCTGCTGGCGTTGGGATTCAGCGCCTTCTGGTCGACGCTGGCGGTGATGCTGCACCACCAGTTCGGTCTGGGCAGCGGCGTGGCCGGCGCCTTCGGCCTCGCGGGGGCCGCGGGCGCGCTGGCCGCCCCCATCGCGGGCCGGCTCTCGGACCGCCGCGGTCCGCGGCGGGTGGCCATCCTGGGCGCTGCCATCGCAGCCCTGGCCTATGCGGCCATGGCCGGCATGGCGCTGCTGCCGGTGGCCGGGCAGCTCGCGCTGCTGGTGGTGGCGGCGATCGGCTTCGACTTTGGCGTGCAGGCCGCGCTGATCGCGCACCAGAGCACCATCTACGGCCTCGACCCGGCCGCGCGCAGCCGCCTCAATGCGCTGCTGTTCACGGGCATGTTCATCGGCATGTCCGGCGGCGCGCTGATCGGCACGCTGGCGCTCGCGCACTGGGGCTGGCTGTCGATCGCCGCCATCGGCGCGCTGAGTTCGGCGGCGGCGGCGGTGTGGCGCTGGCGGGGGTGA
- a CDS encoding addiction module protein has translation MPHDLLAELTARAQSLAPEERAQLAEALLASLDPHVADVEASWDIELKRRIADVEQGSVALVPIEEGFARVRRSLGA, from the coding sequence ATGCCCCATGACCTGCTCGCTGAACTGACCGCACGCGCCCAGTCGCTTGCGCCCGAAGAGCGGGCCCAACTGGCCGAAGCCTTGCTGGCCAGCCTCGATCCGCACGTGGCCGATGTGGAGGCCAGCTGGGACATCGAGCTCAAGCGCCGCATCGCCGATGTCGAGCAAGGCAGCGTGGCACTGGTGCCGATCGAAGAAGGCTTTGCCCGCGTGCGCCGCTCGCTCGGCGCATGA
- a CDS encoding hemerythrin domain-containing protein encodes MTHLRKDADACSLLDADHRAVKKLFKAYESLVGSRARDAAGQRLDLARQICQELTVHTAIEEEIFYPALREALKDTAPLAEAEVEHDSVKELIAQLETLDQADEAFDARVKVLGEYVDHHVKEERNQIFPAARAARRLDLLALRDELQARKDQLMGVTAD; translated from the coding sequence ATGACCCACCTTCGCAAAGACGCCGACGCCTGTTCCCTGCTCGATGCCGACCACCGCGCGGTCAAGAAGCTGTTCAAGGCCTACGAGTCGCTCGTCGGCTCGCGCGCGCGCGACGCGGCCGGCCAGCGCCTGGACCTGGCGCGCCAGATCTGTCAGGAACTCACCGTGCATACGGCCATCGAGGAGGAGATCTTCTACCCCGCGCTGCGCGAAGCGCTCAAGGACACCGCCCCCCTGGCCGAGGCCGAGGTAGAGCACGACAGCGTCAAGGAACTGATCGCGCAGCTCGAGACGCTCGACCAGGCCGACGAGGCCTTCGATGCGCGCGTGAAAGTGCTGGGTGAGTACGTGGACCACCACGTGAAGGAAGAGCGCAACCAGATCTTTCCGGCCGCGCGCGCCGCGCGCCGGCTCGACCTGCTGGCCCTGCGCGACGAACTGCAGGCGCGCAAGGATCAACTCATGGGCGTGACCGCGGACTGA
- a CDS encoding type II toxin-antitoxin system RelE/ParE family toxin: MTLAVFHPEALRELQEQVAYYEQQSPGLGERFLAQVEAAARIAVAMPGVGSPYRHGTRRVFPKDFPHSVVYRMVGYRLVILAIAPFRRKPGYWRTRL; this comes from the coding sequence ATGACCCTGGCGGTCTTTCACCCCGAAGCCCTGCGCGAGCTTCAGGAGCAGGTCGCGTATTACGAGCAGCAGTCACCCGGTCTGGGTGAGCGTTTCCTGGCGCAGGTGGAGGCCGCGGCGCGCATCGCCGTGGCCATGCCGGGGGTGGGCAGCCCCTACCGCCATGGAACCCGGCGCGTGTTCCCGAAAGACTTTCCCCACTCGGTGGTCTACCGCATGGTGGGCTACCGCCTGGTGATCCTCGCCATCGCGCCATTTCGGCGCAAGCCCGGCTACTGGCGCACCCGCCTGTGA
- a CDS encoding hemolysin family protein: MEIALLIALILLNGVFAMSELALVTARKARLQKLIDEGDGAAAAALKLGEDPNRFLSTIQIGITSIGVLNGIVGEAALAGPLALWLQSLGAPVQASQIGATALVVVVITYFSIVVGELVPKRLGQTHPETFARLVARPIDWLAKATKPFVLLLSVSTRALLRLLGVKENSAAAVTEEEIHAMLAEGTSAGVIESHEHAMVRNVFRLDDRQIGSLMVPRSDVVVLDLEESFEVNMARVESSRHSRFPVVKGDLGELQGVLNARLWLTQALRGENRALDQQPLQPPLYVPETITGMELLDNFRLSDVQMAFVIDEYGEVQGIVTLQDLIEAITGEFQPRDPETSWAMQREDGSWLLDGHIPVPELKDRLALDRVPDEERGRYHTLSGMLMLLTGRLPREGDHAVWEGWRLEIVDMDGRTIDKVLARRLPADDGAAAEDDTTG; encoded by the coding sequence ATGGAAATTGCCTTACTGATCGCGCTGATTCTTCTCAATGGCGTCTTCGCCATGTCCGAATTGGCGCTCGTGACCGCGCGCAAGGCGCGCCTGCAAAAGCTCATCGACGAGGGCGACGGTGCGGCCGCCGCGGCCCTCAAGCTCGGCGAAGACCCGAACCGCTTCCTCTCCACCATCCAGATCGGCATCACCTCGATCGGCGTGCTCAACGGCATCGTCGGCGAGGCCGCGCTTGCCGGGCCGCTGGCGCTGTGGCTGCAATCGCTGGGCGCGCCGGTGCAGGCGAGCCAGATCGGCGCCACCGCGCTGGTGGTGGTGGTCATCACCTACTTCTCCATCGTGGTGGGCGAGCTGGTGCCCAAGCGCCTGGGCCAGACCCACCCCGAAACCTTCGCGCGCCTGGTGGCGCGTCCGATCGACTGGCTGGCCAAGGCCACCAAGCCCTTCGTGCTGCTGCTGTCGGTGTCCACGCGCGCGCTGCTGCGCCTGCTGGGCGTGAAGGAGAACAGCGCCGCCGCCGTGACCGAGGAAGAGATCCACGCCATGCTCGCCGAGGGCACGAGCGCGGGCGTGATCGAATCGCACGAACACGCCATGGTGCGCAACGTGTTCCGCCTGGACGACCGCCAGATCGGCTCGCTCATGGTGCCGCGCAGCGACGTGGTGGTGCTCGATCTCGAAGAGTCCTTCGAGGTGAACATGGCCCGTGTGGAAAGCAGCCGCCATTCGCGCTTCCCCGTGGTCAAGGGCGACCTGGGCGAACTGCAGGGCGTGCTCAACGCGCGCCTGTGGCTCACGCAGGCCCTGCGCGGCGAGAACCGCGCGCTCGACCAGCAGCCGCTGCAGCCGCCGCTGTACGTGCCCGAGACCATCACGGGCATGGAGCTGCTCGACAACTTCCGCCTCTCGGACGTGCAGATGGCCTTCGTGATCGACGAGTACGGCGAGGTGCAGGGCATCGTCACGCTGCAGGACCTGATCGAGGCCATCACCGGCGAATTCCAGCCGCGCGACCCCGAGACCTCATGGGCCATGCAACGCGAGGACGGCTCCTGGCTGCTCGACGGCCACATCCCCGTGCCCGAGCTCAAGGACCGGCTCGCGCTCGACCGCGTGCCCGACGAAGAACGCGGCCGCTACCACACGCTCAGCGGCATGCTCATGCTGCTCACCGGCCGGCTGCCGCGCGAAGGCGACCACGCGGTGTGGGAGGGCTGGCGGCTGGAGATCGTGGACATGGACGGCCGCACCATCGACAAGGTGCTGGCGCGCCGGCTGCCGGCCGACGACGGCGCAGCCGCCGAAGACGACACCACGGGCTGA
- a CDS encoding LysR family transcriptional regulator, with protein MDRWTEIELFVQVAETGSLSRAAEALNLSNASASRHLAALEERLGARLVERNTRRLYLTDTGQEFFQRARNILGDLRDAESDVNAAALNPTGVLRVTASLSFAMHHIAPLLRGFTERYPNVSVHVEAANRYLDIIDNNIDVAIRTREYEPDSNITIRRLGQTRRILAASPGYLAKHGFPKGLDDLQRHKLLVYLHANTPNELRFTHVDSGRQQTVQIKGLLETNDGQIVRAAALDGMGILIQPSYIVYDDIVAGRLVPVLEDWDLPHLTINLAYPSRKHLSAKVRAFIDFMAEHFARMDYERKWTGRFAVY; from the coding sequence ATGGACCGCTGGACCGAGATCGAACTGTTCGTGCAGGTGGCCGAAACCGGCAGCCTGTCGCGCGCCGCCGAAGCGCTGAACCTGAGCAACGCGAGCGCGAGCCGCCACCTGGCCGCGCTCGAAGAGCGCCTGGGCGCGCGCCTGGTGGAGCGCAACACGCGCCGCCTCTACCTCACCGACACCGGCCAGGAGTTCTTCCAGCGCGCGCGCAACATCCTGGGCGACCTGCGCGACGCCGAGTCCGATGTGAACGCCGCCGCGCTCAACCCCACGGGCGTGCTGCGCGTGACGGCCTCGCTGAGCTTTGCGATGCACCACATCGCGCCGCTGCTGCGCGGCTTCACCGAGCGCTACCCCAACGTGAGCGTGCACGTGGAGGCGGCCAACCGCTACCTCGACATCATCGACAACAACATCGACGTGGCGATCCGCACGCGCGAGTACGAGCCCGACAGCAACATCACCATCCGCCGGCTCGGCCAGACGCGGCGCATCCTCGCGGCCTCACCGGGTTACCTCGCCAAACACGGCTTTCCCAAGGGGCTCGACGACCTGCAGCGCCACAAGCTGCTGGTGTATCTGCACGCCAACACGCCCAACGAGCTGCGCTTCACGCACGTGGACAGCGGCCGCCAGCAGACGGTGCAGATCAAGGGCCTGCTCGAAACCAACGACGGCCAGATCGTGCGCGCCGCCGCGCTCGACGGCATGGGCATCCTGATCCAGCCGAGCTACATCGTCTACGACGACATCGTGGCCGGCCGCCTGGTGCCGGTGCTCGAAGACTGGGACCTGCCGCACCTCACCATCAACCTCGCCTACCCGAGCCGCAAGCACCTGAGCGCCAAGGTGCGCGCCTTCATCGACTTCATGGCCGAGCACTTCGCGCGCATGGACTACGAGCGCAAGTGGACCGGGCGCTTCGCGGTGTATTGA